The following coding sequences are from one Epilithonimonas vandammei window:
- a CDS encoding KdsC family phosphatase yields MSYLPKLKNIKAFVFDIDGVFTDGSVYLLPDRNMSRVMSVLDGYAVVQCLKQGYKIGIITGGNDPMVQNRMEYLGIKDYYAKSSHKVSDYEDFKSKYNLQDSEILMMGDDIPDIGIMKLAEISACPANAVPEVKAISDYISPVFGGKAAVRDVIEQVMKVQGKWNLDEETKSD; encoded by the coding sequence ATGAGTTATTTACCTAAACTTAAAAATATAAAAGCATTCGTGTTTGATATAGATGGTGTTTTTACAGATGGAAGCGTATATCTCCTGCCGGACAGAAATATGTCCAGAGTAATGAGCGTGCTGGATGGTTATGCTGTTGTACAATGTCTGAAACAAGGTTACAAAATCGGCATTATTACTGGCGGAAATGATCCAATGGTGCAGAACAGAATGGAATATCTTGGCATCAAAGATTATTATGCGAAGTCTTCCCACAAAGTTTCCGACTATGAAGATTTCAAATCCAAATATAATTTGCAAGATTCTGAGATTCTGATGATGGGCGACGATATTCCTGATATTGGAATTATGAAATTGGCAGAAATCTCAGCTTGTCCTGCGAATGCAGTTCCGGAGGTGAAAGCAATTTCAGATTATATTTCACCAGTTTTTGGAGGCAAAGCAGCTGTACGCGATGTGATAGAGCAAGTGATGAAAGTGCAAGGAAAATGGAATCTTGACGAAGAAACAAAATCAGATTAA
- a CDS encoding Maf family nucleotide pyrophosphatase: MNLLLASNSPRRKELLTQLGYQFDIVKIDVDESYPSDLKPDEIAEYVSAKKAKAFDVNENEILLTSDTIVALDQKILLKPKEENEAFEMIKSLSGKVHQVYTAFTLKAVDSEISKTSKTDVEFSEISDEEIKFYIKTYKPFDKAGSYGIQEWLGMAKVKNISGSFYSVMGLPVDLVYEELKKLGCFPKNFLN, encoded by the coding sequence ATGAACCTATTATTAGCTTCCAATTCACCTAGACGAAAAGAACTTCTGACACAATTAGGTTATCAATTCGATATCGTTAAAATCGATGTTGATGAATCTTATCCTTCAGATTTAAAACCAGATGAGATTGCCGAATATGTCTCAGCAAAAAAAGCAAAAGCTTTTGATGTGAATGAAAACGAAATTCTTTTAACCTCGGACACTATTGTTGCATTAGACCAAAAAATTCTTCTCAAACCCAAAGAAGAGAATGAAGCTTTTGAAATGATAAAAAGTCTTTCGGGAAAAGTACATCAGGTTTATACAGCTTTTACGCTCAAAGCAGTGGATTCGGAAATCAGTAAAACCAGCAAAACGGATGTAGAGTTCTCGGAAATCAGCGATGAGGAAATTAAATTTTATATCAAAACTTATAAACCTTTTGACAAAGCCGGATCATACGGGATCCAAGAATGGCTGGGAATGGCAAAAGTCAAAAACATTTCCGGTTCTTTTTATTCTGTGATGGGTTTACCTGTAGATCTGGTTTATGAAGAACTTAAAAAGCTAGGCTGTTTTCCAAAGAATTTTTTAAACTGA
- the porW gene encoding type IX secretion system periplasmic lipoprotein PorW/SprE, translating into MRKYLLIILAIFSVAACNPRTKKKKTKSGPINRFMTFHNTLFNSREAFLAEMESRDKSHIDNFYDPYISVYTTEDNISDIQNGMSSNAGNDTDMDAPRGLRSNQNFSGNFSSSQSNKKGATALQITEAKALKTISKYSVLVSGVEKNKKIFDAYMLLAKARMYQGKYLESLDALSYIFNTMSKDKRLPLAKIYQAANYTKMKEYYRADEVFRNLEEDPKIKLSREQLRILKVYQADNFLKWGKKELAAEVLEDAFTYNKNRKTKSRIAFLRGQILAGLGKKSEARESFAAAYKYANSYEFEVKSQIEIAKTFDGKADSYEEAMAYLDKIAKKGTYASRKNELYYASGLVAASATKDSIADSFFRKALKEKQSDPQIRGLTYSELAKKYFAKDDYLTAGIYYDSALAVMSYKPEKDRLTELTANIKKLSKNYYIVKKNDSILALTKMTDAEKRDYFTKYIDKIKQKEAAAELEKRKAERSKGFDNSDYNANSIFANNSTDSNSFQNFGINTGGSTFYFANSNNIPRGENAFRQVWGSRTLQDNWRYSAKAATIEDMKNEALGIANVPDPRRLEPEFYIEKIPTSKQELANLKKQRDTASLGMGRMYENFFGNTKLATKTLYDLVDSKPDEETDLMALYNIFIFNYEKNPADAERAKQIILQKYPYTSYAEFVKNPKSKDFNKSTESVEKLYADAYKLYLTEKYTESSAMIDKAIADNPKDALVPKFYLLNAYNSGKTAGKEIMILQLEQIALNYGNTPEGKKAKDLLKFLKSDVKLELTDESGNTISQNSTQENPKTQEDLEMVEKMKISAPSSGPGRPGLEAPGQQSATTQQFKREKKDRK; encoded by the coding sequence ATGAGAAAATATTTACTAATCATACTTGCCATATTTTCTGTTGCTGCATGCAATCCCCGAACTAAAAAGAAGAAAACCAAAAGCGGACCTATTAACCGTTTTATGACGTTTCATAATACACTTTTTAATAGCCGAGAAGCGTTTCTGGCAGAGATGGAAAGTAGAGACAAATCTCATATTGACAATTTTTACGATCCTTACATCTCGGTTTATACAACCGAAGATAACATTTCAGACATTCAGAACGGCATGTCTTCCAACGCAGGAAATGATACTGATATGGATGCTCCAAGAGGTCTGCGGTCCAACCAAAATTTTTCTGGGAATTTCTCCTCTTCCCAGTCTAACAAAAAAGGTGCTACAGCCCTGCAGATTACCGAAGCCAAAGCACTAAAAACCATCAGTAAATATTCCGTTCTGGTGAGCGGCGTGGAAAAAAACAAGAAGATTTTCGATGCTTATATGCTCTTGGCAAAAGCTAGAATGTATCAGGGAAAATACCTTGAATCTCTGGATGCGCTTAGTTATATCTTTAACACGATGAGCAAAGATAAACGTCTTCCTCTGGCAAAAATATATCAAGCTGCAAACTACACCAAAATGAAGGAATATTACCGTGCAGATGAAGTTTTCCGTAATTTGGAAGAGGATCCTAAAATCAAACTTAGTAGAGAACAACTTAGAATTTTAAAAGTCTATCAGGCTGATAATTTTCTGAAATGGGGTAAAAAAGAATTGGCTGCAGAAGTTCTGGAAGATGCTTTTACCTACAATAAAAATAGAAAAACAAAAAGCAGAATTGCCTTCCTAAGAGGTCAGATTCTTGCTGGTCTTGGAAAAAAATCAGAAGCAAGAGAATCTTTTGCAGCCGCATACAAATATGCCAACAGCTATGAATTTGAGGTTAAATCTCAGATAGAAATTGCAAAAACCTTTGACGGAAAAGCAGACAGCTATGAAGAAGCGATGGCTTATCTGGATAAGATTGCAAAAAAAGGAACTTATGCATCCCGGAAAAATGAGCTTTATTATGCCAGCGGATTGGTGGCCGCCTCTGCAACAAAAGATTCTATAGCCGATTCTTTTTTCAGAAAAGCATTAAAGGAAAAACAATCGGATCCGCAAATCAGAGGGCTGACTTACTCCGAGCTGGCAAAAAAATACTTTGCTAAAGATGATTATCTAACAGCGGGTATCTATTATGACAGCGCACTAGCGGTAATGTCCTACAAGCCTGAAAAAGACCGACTTACAGAACTAACGGCAAATATCAAAAAACTGTCTAAGAACTATTATATTGTGAAAAAGAATGACAGTATTCTGGCTCTTACAAAAATGACAGACGCCGAGAAACGAGACTATTTCACAAAATACATCGACAAAATCAAGCAAAAAGAAGCTGCAGCAGAACTTGAGAAAAGAAAAGCCGAGCGAAGCAAAGGTTTTGATAATAGTGATTACAATGCTAATTCTATTTTTGCTAATAATTCTACAGACAGCAATAGTTTTCAGAATTTTGGAATCAATACCGGCGGATCTACATTTTATTTTGCCAATTCCAACAACATTCCGAGAGGTGAAAATGCTTTCCGACAAGTCTGGGGAAGCAGAACGCTTCAGGACAACTGGCGGTATTCTGCAAAAGCAGCTACCATAGAAGATATGAAGAATGAAGCGTTGGGAATTGCAAATGTGCCGGATCCCAGACGTTTGGAACCAGAATTTTATATAGAAAAAATTCCGACTTCCAAACAAGAACTAGCCAATCTAAAAAAACAAAGAGATACCGCAAGTCTTGGGATGGGAAGGATGTATGAAAATTTCTTCGGGAACACAAAGCTGGCAACTAAAACCTTATATGATCTTGTGGATAGTAAGCCGGATGAAGAAACTGATCTTATGGCACTTTACAACATCTTCATTTTCAACTACGAAAAAAATCCTGCCGATGCAGAAAGAGCTAAACAGATTATTCTGCAAAAATATCCTTATACTTCTTATGCAGAATTCGTGAAAAATCCGAAAAGCAAAGATTTCAATAAGTCCACAGAAAGCGTCGAGAAATTGTATGCCGATGCCTACAAACTTTACTTGACTGAAAAATATACCGAATCTTCTGCAATGATTGATAAAGCCATTGCTGACAATCCGAAAGACGCACTGGTTCCTAAATTCTACTTACTTAATGCTTACAACAGTGGCAAAACAGCCGGTAAAGAGATTATGATCCTTCAGTTGGAACAAATCGCCTTAAATTATGGCAATACGCCAGAAGGTAAAAAAGCAAAAGATCTTCTCAAATTTTTGAAAAGTGATGTAAAACTGGAACTTACGGACGAGTCCGGAAACACTATTTCCCAAAACTCAACACAGGAAAATCCTAAAACACAAGAAGACCTGGAAATGGTAGAAAAGATGAAAATATCTGCACCTTCTTCCGGACCGGGTAGACCGGGATTAGAAGCGCCTGGACAGCAATCTGCCACCACGCAGCAATTTAAACGAGAGAAGAAAGATAGAAAATAA
- a CDS encoding tryptophanase — MKLPYAEPFRIKMVEEIYQSTKEQREQWLKEANYNLFNLRSSHVFIDLLTDSGTGAMSDKQWAALMIGDESYAGSRSFEALQKTVEKITGFPYLLPTHQGRAAENVLFSVLVKEGDVVPGNSHFDTTKGHIEFRKAHAIDCTIDEAFDINNLHPFKGNLDLEKLEAVYKTHPKEEIPFCLITITCNSSGGQPVSLENIKAVKKLSDQYGIPVLFDSARFAENAYFIKKREEGQQHKTIKEICREIFSYGDGMTMSSKKDGLVNIGGFIALKNRDIFEKASNFTIIYEGFITYGGMAGRDMSALAAGLKEATEFPYLESRISQVEYLGNKLMEAGIPVQKPIGGHAVFIDALNFLPNIKREEFPAQTLAIELYKEAGIRGVEIGTLLADRDPETRENRYPKLELVRLAIPRRTYTNNHMDYVAAAVKNVFERRNEISKGYKIKHEPAILRHFTVQLDKV, encoded by the coding sequence ATGAAACTACCATACGCAGAACCATTTAGAATCAAAATGGTCGAAGAAATATATCAATCCACAAAAGAACAACGCGAACAATGGCTGAAAGAGGCTAACTATAATTTATTTAATTTAAGAAGTTCACACGTCTTTATCGATTTGCTTACCGACAGTGGAACAGGCGCAATGAGCGACAAGCAATGGGCTGCGCTGATGATTGGCGACGAGAGTTACGCCGGTTCGCGCTCCTTCGAAGCTTTACAAAAAACTGTTGAAAAGATCACGGGTTTTCCTTATCTGTTACCAACGCACCAAGGTCGTGCCGCAGAAAATGTACTCTTTTCGGTTTTAGTCAAAGAAGGTGATGTGGTTCCTGGAAATTCTCACTTCGATACTACAAAAGGTCATATCGAATTCCGAAAAGCCCACGCCATCGATTGTACCATTGACGAGGCTTTTGACATCAATAATCTTCATCCGTTTAAAGGTAATCTTGATCTTGAGAAATTGGAAGCTGTTTACAAAACACATCCTAAAGAAGAAATTCCTTTTTGTTTGATTACAATAACTTGTAACTCTTCCGGAGGACAGCCGGTTTCTTTGGAAAACATCAAAGCCGTAAAAAAATTATCCGACCAATATGGGATTCCGGTTTTGTTTGACTCGGCAAGATTTGCGGAAAATGCTTATTTTATAAAGAAAAGAGAAGAAGGGCAGCAGCACAAAACGATTAAGGAAATTTGTAGAGAAATTTTCTCTTATGGAGACGGAATGACGATGAGCTCCAAAAAGGATGGTCTGGTAAATATTGGTGGATTTATCGCCTTGAAAAACAGAGATATTTTTGAGAAAGCATCTAACTTCACGATAATCTATGAAGGGTTTATTACCTACGGCGGAATGGCAGGAAGGGATATGTCGGCATTGGCTGCGGGTCTGAAAGAAGCTACTGAATTTCCTTACTTGGAGAGTAGGATTTCGCAGGTGGAATATCTTGGTAACAAATTGATGGAAGCAGGGATTCCTGTTCAGAAACCTATTGGCGGACACGCTGTTTTTATTGATGCGCTTAATTTTTTGCCCAACATAAAAAGAGAAGAATTCCCGGCGCAGACTTTGGCAATTGAACTTTACAAAGAAGCCGGCATCCGTGGTGTAGAAATCGGGACATTATTGGCAGACCGAGATCCTGAAACCAGAGAAAACCGATATCCAAAACTTGAATTGGTACGATTGGCAATTCCGAGAAGAACTTACACAAATAATCATATGGATTATGTGGCGGCGGCCGTGAAAAATGTTTTCGAAAGACGGAACGAAATTTCAAAAGGCTATAAAATAAAACACGAGCCAGCTATCCTGAGACACTTTACTGTGCAGCTGGATAAAGTATAA